caaataaataaagatattacatattattattttttaactatttttattatatgttacgaataataaattaattaagttaattagaaaattttgaaacgaaatacAATTAGTTAGCTCAAATCTTAGTTCAAATTTATGTTGCGACACTTATCCGAAGAGATAAatgttcgaaaaattatttttattgcttcGTACTTGTCGATAACATCGAAtgcaaaaatgaaaacaaaaataagtgagatatatttctttttgtcatTCGAGATAAAGCAAATGTTcggtttgaagaaaaataattttaataactggtatggataattttttcacattcaaacgaaaaaaatgacACATGAGACATTTAAAAGcacaatataatatgattaatgattAGCAATAgtcaatattgatataatattcataaaaataaaataatttaaataaacaaagtattttttaattatatattagttatgttttttaattatacatttcttttcaataaaattatgttcattatttattatgacaattatgacaatttttttatatttacaatatttattatgacattattatgacaattttttcttatttgattatatttataattttaattatcgattccaaaaaaaatttttcatttccgtTTAAAACGCTTCGAACGATCtagtttcttttatatatataatatatgttgtgGAGAATTTCATGGCCGCATTGGTTGTGTTGCATCAGCAAGTGCAATGTTCATCTATTTTCGGTTGTCTCATAGCGGTAAATCGCTTCAATGATCAGTGATTTTTAATCTGAAAAATGGCCGAATCGGAACAAAGGAACAAAGAGAATTGTATCGTAGGATCAAAAGAAATGATGGTGAAGCAAGAAAAGCGTGAGAATACATTGACGAATGGCGGGAAAGGATCTGGGGATGACGCGGACAGTCTCGAAGAATTACCTCTTGATATTGGTGAACACTATCTTGTTCGCAGATCTGATGATTCCTGgcgtaaatatgtatattatcatgcgatttttatgttatttatataaagaataatttaatattaataaattacttattcGCGCacttttttcacgattttgtACTTTTGTTTGTACTACCGGCTTTATCCTAATAAACTATACTTGTTTTGCAAACATTACGAacgatatatgtaatatatgatttagATACTTTATctgttattaacattttatttttttatttctatgattatttctttcgattataaatcataagttattaatgaagaatataaatttaaaaaaattaaaattttagttaaaaataaattaacagaattttttcaatttcatatagATCCAgcagaaattattcaaactcGATATAATGAGAGTGAAAGCCACTATGAATATTATGTTCATTATGAAGGACATAATAGAAGATTGGATGAGTGGGTGCCTAGGGATAGAATTATGTCAAGCAGATTTGATATGAGTGATAGAAGTTGGAAAAGTGGAGACAGAAATTCTGGTACTGATTTACTGGCAGATTCATCAGATCGTAAGATTAcaagaaatcaaaaaagaagACATGATGAAATTAATCACATTCAAAaggtacatatttatattatcattaaattaaaaatatatatttataacaaaaaaataacatttttttattgtagacATATGCCGAAATGGATCCTACAACTGCTGCACTAGAAAAAGAACATGAAGCAATAACAAAAGTCAAATACATTGATAAGATTCAAATAGGTaagcattaatatatattttatggtactaaatcttatttgaaaagagtctcattattttcaaaagttcATTTCTAGGAAAGTATGAAATTGATACTTGGTACTTTAGTCCGTATCCAGAGGAATATGGCAAGCAACCAAAACTATGGATTTGTGAATATTGTCTTAAATACATGCGTCTTGAAAAAACTTATAGATATCAcatggtaaaaaattttaatattaaaatatttaattctttacaaaaataattaaataattctataattaagaattggaatttttttttagagtgaATGTACGCATAGACAACCAGTTggtaaagaaatatatcgcAAAGGCACATTAAGTATTTGGGAAGTGGATGGTAGAgagcataaaatttattgtcaaaatttatgcttacttgcaaaattatttttagatcatAAAACACTTTATTTTGATGTTgaaccatttcttttttatattctttgtgAAGTTGATAAACATGGAGCTCATTTAGTTGGTTATTTTTCAaaggtatttattttttattatattttttatttgattatatttataatttataaatataattgtatttattatgtttgatCTACATACAGGAGAAAGAATCACCTGATGGTAACAATGTTGCTTGCATTTTAACTTTACCGCCGTTTCAAAGACAAGGATATGGAAAGCTTTTAATTGCTTTTAGTTACGAATTAAGCAGAATAGAACAAACTGTTGGTAGTCCTGAAAAACCCTTAAGTGATTTaggaaaattatcatatagaaGTTATTGGAGTTGgattcttttagaaattttgcGGGATTTTCGAGGTACTCTTAGTATAAAAGATCTGAGGTAACTTTACTTAAAAAGTGATATAAGTTAGatcaaattatatgtaaagaatttaaataattattaatataattttcagtcAAATGACAAGTATATCACAAACAGATATCATATCGACCTTACAAAGTATGAACATGGTTAAATATTGGAAGGGTCAACATGTAATTTGTGTAACACCTAAATTAGTTGAAGAACATATTAAAAGTAGTCAATACAAGAGACCACGGTTAACAGTGGATAGTAGTGCACTTAGATGGGGAGCTCCACCACGAAAGAACGTAAAACCTGGCAAAAAGTAGCAGAAATCAAATTGcaattcaatgatttttattatcgtgaGATTCACGATTTAATGTGTTTAGTAAACACTTGATGAAGAAAAGTTgcacttataatataataatatgcaacaatttggtaaataatttttatacgcaTATGCgagtttatgtaaaatattacgcATATATTTCACTAATTTGCATTGTAAGACTCATATTTGACTCGTAAAATGAGTAAGCATGATTGATTTCTAAAGCTTCGTTAAATCTTCGAAGcgtaaagatattaaaaagtgtaGTAATATATtctctaaataatttaatttttttttcatagtacacaaaaaaaagaattgaagatAATATACTGATACTGACACGAAATACCatgtatttcttaataatagaaGAATCATTAATCTTTGctagaaatttattagttttgcAACATGTAATTATAATCTCAAGATACAAGTATGTTGTGTTtcacataaaagaaaaaaaaataagattgatAATACCATACAGTATTAatctgtattaataattttattatatatattcattaataataaattaattattaatgagaaagaaattacTATAGAATAATCACAAATATGGCTAAAGTTTATCATCATTACaccaaaataatattcattatttataattttgaaatagatgATTTATGCATTTCTTTTGCCAATTTAATGGCATATTTAGCAGTTCCAGGCGCAGTGCACACTCCGTAACCTCCATGTCCATAATTATGCACTAgctgtaatataattttgatcaattaacgaaaacattcataaataaaatattcaattgaaacTAACAATAGCTTTGGAAAATCCTTTTACGATTTGTTCCCCTTCCACTCTGACATTGTTTTCTCTATGTGGTCTTAAGCCAACTTCTACTTTTACAATTTctgcttttttaatatttggtaGGAAGTTTTTACATCTATTATGAATTGCTGTAGATTCATACAGACAaggttttaaattttcagaatCAAAGCTTCTCGAACCACCTAGAGTAACTATACCATTAAAACCTGGTATAATATAAGTGTCCAATTCgccataaaaaaatgttttcaaccATGGCGCATTtacctatttttttaaaattaaaaaattaaaatatgttctatatttaaaaattaattctatgttaaaataaatatactttaagtATTTGACCACGTATAGAAACGAGACGTTTATCATTGCATAAAGATCGTGCTTCGAGACCTGtacaattcataattaaatcccAATCGGATACAAGTTCTGTtagagaattcaattttttttctatcaatttaattCCACTTATTTCTAatctaagaataaatatttgtttaagaatttttagtttgaagaaattatgttaattaataaaataaattcgttaCTTATTACGTGCCCATGGCAGATGCAATTTACACTCTGTGAGAAGAGTTCTAAAAAATGAGCCATATTTCCAATTACCTTCCACTAATTCAAATTCTTCGTCTGTAGCTTTTCTATATATTGGTACTAAATCTTCGATCCAatgattctattataaaataataatattaaaaaaaataaattttaacaaaattaatatttgattttttttaacaaaatttaataatgataattctatCATAATgcattttctcaaaaaatataatattcttaatgaacatataataaatttaaaaaatattcataaaaattcaaaataaacctTAACAGTTTCTGGCGAagaatttgcaaataaataaccGGATATAGCTGTTATACCAGCAAAGGAAGCTTCATAAGACTTCCGaatattatcgtaatattCATACGAATCTCGTATCcaacatctaaaaaaaaaacattttaattaaaaaaaaatataaaaattttaaacatcagaaataaaatctgCCTTTACGTATAAACCTTGTTATTTCTTCAGTTGGTCCAAAATATGATGAACCAATTCTAAATATTCCAGCTGCCACATGACTAacagtattattaaaatcggaagcaaaaatagtaatttcagCATTACGTAATTCATGTTTTAATTGTAAAGCTGTAGTTAAACCAATTATTCCACCTCCGATTATAAccactttcattttttcgtttttttttttaataattaattaataaacaatgttTCCTTTTCAAAGATTCCAGTAAAacgtaacaatttattaattattacagaaaatattattaattaagaataactaatattgtttgataagattctaaaaattccaCATCTTATCTGTTGTTAAAATACTCTTGTATCATGAAATTACTTATAGCTGCAGTCGATAATatgttttgttaaaataaactcGCAAGatgtattaaaagaattacgtttattttaatacaaattgacATTTTCCAAAAAGTTATCGtggtaattcaaatattatgggCAGTTAATTCTCTTATTAAAGATAAGATAACATCATTCAATGGAAAACGTAAAGGTGTGATTACagcataaaaagaatttaagatTTCTGCGCGTTAAACAATGATTAATCGAGATATGTACAAcgaatgttaaaaattcagagagaattagttaattaaacttagcttcattttcttatttatttgtcttatttatagattaatatgaaatttgatcTAACCACATCTATTTTCCCGCATATATACAAactttaatttcaaagaaaaaagaaagaaagaaattgtatcaagatctcttttttctttaaaactacgcctaaatcaaaaataatttgtaaactacaaaagtaaaatatacaatgataAGTTCATTTGCCTTACGGGTATCTTACATCTTCAACaatgtaattgttattaaCAATCGGTCctcttttgtataaattacattGTCACGCGTTACAATTTTCCATTGTACCTCggatctcttcttttttttttcgactatttgttttttcgtatcgaaaaatataaacgtaaCGCGAATTTTTAGAGATGTGGACGCAATGGAATAGTCGTCGTACGCGAATTCTATTCCGAAAACGATTAATATCGCATCACAAAAAATGAAGCTATTTACAATAAACAAACAGTCGATGAATTTGtcactaataataatacattattttttgcgTCTACGTTCTGCGCAAATTTCAACGATCTTACAAAGCCTTTGTAAGGCCACACTCacgatttttttctccctttttttttatttctccatggagaaataaatatttgtatattgttcATTTTACAAGCTTAATATCTAAGATTGTTACATGTTAAAATAGAATGCTAcctaaaatacaaaaaatcttACGCTTTACTGCAAGGCTGTATGGTATAATtcaaaggaggaggaggaactaAAAGAGGCAGCGGAGTAGGAGGCGGAGGAGCTTGAACAGTATTTGAAACTGTAGTTGCTGATTGAGCTTCACTATTACGAATATTAACATTGTAAGCAGAAAGATAACTTGGCCAAAGATGTGGTGGTGGAGGAGATCCAGGAGGTGGTGGCGGCGGAGAACGATCATCTAATTCGTCCGAATCATCCATCATCATTGCCGTTAATGGAGTAACACGaggtttctttatttttataattttcacctaataaatacaattaataaaacaataatttgatacataaaaattaaaaatttacaaattaagaGAATACTAacctttacttttttctttgcttttgGAGGTCGCACTCTTTTCTCTTGCTTTCTACTCTTCCTAGAACTGGATCTTCGAATGTCACGAATTCCATTCCGAGCAATTATAGATGTGGGTGGTGGAGGGGAAGGCATATCTCCTTCACCACCACTAGGACTGGTACCTTCTCCAGGTTTGATTCCATCTGCAAATTGCACtgattttttacttctttgtTTTCGCTTATTCAATTTTgctaactttaatttttttatttgaatcttGAATTTGcttgatttattttctccAGCTTCATCtttattagattcttttttatctgatTCTGGACCCTCTTTATCCGTATTATCTCCACTCTCATTTTCAGGAGTAGATAAATCATCTAAGTTACCATTAGGAACTGatgttctaaaatatatttatttatatatatatttgcatgtttatatttatatcttaagaatagtataaatatttctttattccatacaaatataaatataaataattgcatacCTGAAACCTGATGCAACTAAAATTCCTTTCAAAGGTGGTGGAGGCAATTCTGGCCATTCTTTGGATTCTGCCTCGATTTgagttttatttgtttcatctGTTGTTATGGTTGCAGTAGCTTcatcaatatcattttttaatttatttaatcgtaacttttcatcatcatcttcttcttcttcttcgtcatcTTCTGCCTCTTCCTCATCTTCTTCGTCATCTTCTACCTcagcttcttcttcctcttcttcttcttcatcctcTTCAACAggcatttcttcttcttctgtagAAACAGAAGATGCAACAACCggtgtttcttcttctttttcaaaaatagcaACGGAAGTTTGTTGCTCTTCCACATCACCTTGTTCTTCACCTTCTAGAAGAGCCTTCAAAACACATGGATCTAAACCCGTATTTTTTTGCTGATTTGCATTTTCAGTTTGGCGCATGttacttttttctaataattgaaGAGCGCGACGATTAATTCGTTCAATTCGCCtacgttctttttcttttctcctaaTTTCGCGCAATCGTTTACGTTCTTCCTGTTCTTTTCTGCGGGTTTCCAAAATAACTTCGTAGTTATAAACTGGGAGAACTGGTACTTctgtgaatttaattatataaataattatttatattttaacaatatcatagaaaaagactaaatttatttactttgtgATGTCACTTCAGCTCTTGCAAACGTCGATTGTGATGCCGGAAGTGGGACAGGACCAGGGACAGGTACAGGAACAGAAATAGGTAATGGAACCGGAGACAAAGTAGAAACTGGTGTAGAAGTCATGGCTGGAACGGCCGGTACAGGCATTGGAACAGGAACTGGAACAGGTACAGATATAGGAACTGAGGGAACCGGAGAAGGTTGAGGGACTGTCGCGGAGTATATCATCCCTGCTGACTGATCGATCGAAGAAGACTGTCCGCCGCTCCAGTCTAACGATGTCGGAACAACTTGAAGAACATTACCTACGCGAACTACTTGACTTGAACCTCGTACAATCGGTGTATTCGAGGAATTGGTTGAGTCTCTATGGGTTGCTGAGACTCCATTGAAATCTGCAGGTACAACTTGCAATACATTGCCAACCTGTTTgatattttgtgaaaatatattactttttgatctttttataatatcattgaataaaacaaagataaacaaacaataatattagtaatatattacatttaattttatttaattataaaataaaaattaaattcattaaatttattaaataaaagattttttatataaattaatattacattttttaatttatataaagaattaattacataCTTGTAAAACGGTAGGTTGTTGGCGATATAACatctgttgttgttgctgagGTGATGACGAATAACatacatttgaattaaaattatctccaTAATCATTTGATATTCCTGTTCCATCCTGTTGCTTCTTAATACCTAGTTCAAGttctaatctaaaattaaccaaaaaatttaatcatgaaaaaatactattttttataacaaaatatatattttattattattgggatcaatgaataatgtataatatatatattatatattatatatattatatattatatattataataatttaggaAATAATGGAGAGGAAGGGCAGCTAGGGCTAGGATTCCGAACacgatttctataaatattacctATCATCAAGTGGCAAACGTTTCGGAGAACTCGCTGCAGAGTCATCAATGCACGGTGGATAAGTTAAGTTATTCTCAGTATAATAGTATTCGTTTCCAACTTCGTTTTCAGTCGAATATTGGAAACCTGCTGTGACTGTCTCCATATTGTCACCGATGTGCATTTCCGAGTCTAACACGGTCGAGTCCCTAGATAGTCCGGACACGGACTGTACAATTGTTTCTATTCGTCTACCTCTTTCGGTGCAGCtatctattttcatattatcgtGTTCATCCTTCCTTTCCCTTGAATTTTCACTGACTCTACCTCGTCCCACAGAAGGTGATCTGAATCGACAGTAAGATTAGCTTACTGACTACCTAACATGAATAATagtttactaattattataaattattcctaaAAATTCACCTGGAAGATCGTAATCGTTCAGTTATTCGTATATGATCTGGATTCCTCATTCTTGATCTCGAGGTAGATCTAGTCCTCGAACGAGATCCAGATCGGGATCTTGATCTCGAACGCATCATTGATCGGGATCTGGATGTTGATCGAGATCGTGATCTGGATCTAGATCTTGATCTAGATCTTGACCATGACTTTGATCGCGATCTAGATTCACATCTGAAATGATCGTGTGATGATCTAGGCGGTGATCTTCGTAGTCGTAACGGAGAACGACTTCTAGACGATGGTTTTTCTATTCTTCGAATATGTCCATGTCTGTCTAGATCCAAtaattctctttccttctcccaTTGCCTATCTCTTCTTGTACTGGGCctactttttcttttgaaataatataaatttttaatgttttttattagacagagaacattatttataacaatataatattatttatattaataattaatattgatattaatagcACCTATGTTTGAATTTTGATGAGGAACGGAAAGGACCTTCCGTAATATCTCTTTCAATACTATCATTTCtatagtataatttttcttcataatcGAGATCCAAATCTTGACTATTAGGATAGGAATCCAAGGATTCATTTCCATCTCGAAGTATATTTTCTGCTTCATACGGCCACAATGATCGATCAGCTTCATCTCCGCGAAATCTTCCTTCTCTATGTCTATCAggatcaatatttctttctcttaacACTTCTATTGTTTCATACGATCTaccttccttttctctttccataTAATCGTATTTTCTTCTGCTCCATTCATCTCGCTCTCCTTTAGATCCATGCTTCTTAAAATgatctataaataatgattaataatattaaaaaaaagaaaaagaaaatatatgataaaaaaaaatattaccttTATTGTATAAGGCAGTGTTAGATCGAGGAGAAGTTCTTATGGATCTTTCTCttctatcatttattttagatcTAGCAGATCTATCTTCATCCATTCTAATTGATCGTCTCTCTTTACTAGAGGAACCTGGAAGcgattcttcctttctttttggaCTTTTACTTCTACTTCTACTCCAACTACGACTATGGCTCTCACTACGGCTTCCTTCTTGTTCCCAGGAAgtacttcttctttttttattacgatcaGAAGGACTAAATCTTCTCCTGCTTTCATTATAATCctgctttaaatttttattatctcttctatctcctttctctttatcatcaaattttttatctcttttttctttgctgCGATCATTAATTCGTTTATCTTCtctattttcctttctattaggactctttttcttttgttctgTGCTTGGTGATCTTATTTGACATTCTGTATCACTCACATCTTTATTACGTGGTCTAGATTTTTTAAGTTCTTCTAATTTAGTTTCTTTATCTCCAGATTTATATTCAGTAAAATCAAGCTTTACTGTACTTGGTGATTCCGATTTTGTAGTAATCGAGGTTTTTACTGTTATTGATAGATCTTTTGAGTCCACCTTAACATCCGTAATAGTAGTCTGTTCTGTGGGAATAATTTCAGTAACTGATGAGTGTGTGTTATCAGTCTTTTCACATTCAATCTTGAATTCAGCAGAAGGTTCGTCACaagatatagtttttatatcatttttcatagcGTGTGATTCTCGAAGTTTTTTCTGAATGGTTAACAAAGCTGCAGCATGTTGCATAGGATCATCCGAGATCAATTTTGTCTTTATACGTTCATTATTTCGTCGGACTAACAATTGTTTAGGAATCAATTTAAGTGCTGCTTTTCCTTCATTTGTTTCCTCTGCTTCTTTTACATTGATAGATGAagatattatttcagaatttttattatttaatttttcacatgaTTCATCAGATTCATACTCTGCAAATATATCCATTCGTAAAGGTTTATAACTTGTATCTGAATATGATTCGTTAGTTGAAAATTCAGGTGAATTttcaatagtttttatatcgaattttttttgaataatttgatctTCTGTCTTCTGTACTCctataatttcttcaaattctatCTTTGTCATTGGagatttcgtatattttccatcgcgatattttatttgaagagGTATATTGGGAATGGATTCGTCATCAGTCTTGATCagagtttcattttttgatttatcctGAAGATTTCCCTTCAAATTTAAGGAACTTGTATAACTATTGTTAAAAGCTTCCATatcctaaaaaaagaaataaataattaatatgtatatttaatgtgatattgaaaaatatgtattgtataAAAGTACCTCAGATTTCTGAGATCCAGCTGGAGAACTAGGACTATAtaattctgtattttttttcgttaattttacaTCTATCTCGAATATATCCTTTAATTCTACATTACATTGTTCCTTTAAGGGTATTAACTCTTTTgtcttatcaaaaaatatgtctttttgagaattattatccaaattttttatgCGTGATTTGCTTCTAATATGTTCTTCTGAAGTCCAAGATGATTCTAATAAGTCTATATTCTGAGATTTTCTAGGgaataaatcaatatctgGATTTGTTACATTTTTAGATATAGATTTTCTCGATTGTTGTTCAACCATAGAAACATcctcatcttttatttttattttaggtaATATTGAATCACAACATTCCAAAGATACTCTTTCAATCTTATggtcgaatttatttatctttgccCATTCTACACACTCTTCCTCCCACATAACaggagtttttaattttattttttcttcagatTGTGATGCCATATCCCAacgactttttttattttttttgctaatATCATGTTTCATAGATGCATCGACATTTTTgctaattgtatttatttctttatgaatGTTATCAATAATAGTGATATCTTCTATACTttcttttctatcatttttttctcgtaGAAATGATTCTTCTTCAATGTCCCAatcatctttctttcttttgttcttttgTTCTAAAAGCATCATagcttctctttctccttcttcttgcTCTTCTTCCCAGATTCTTATTGCAGATAATCTATCTTGcctttttttacattctttcaaagtttctttttctatagcAATATATGTATctgtttttttatcatatcggACTTCCTTTTCTagcttttttgaaatataagtggcttttttcttatttatcatcAAATCAGATACAGCTTCCAAGCTATCAACTTCCCATTCATCTGCTAATAATTGTCTCTTACTTACTTCCCTTTCAAGTTGTGTTAATGATGGAACATTTAGGGTATCGAATTCAGTCTCTgcccatttttcttttttatattttttagaaagctTAATTTCATCTTGCATTATTTGTTGAGATATACGTTCACTTTCTTTCTCCCAATCAGTTAAAAATTCGCtgctgttttttctttctttatctttttttctttttttcttcccatcgatatcttcttctattttcaaatttccagGTATAATTTCTTTGCTGATATTggaacatttttctttaaaagattcatcctttttatttttgtcattttttttgcttcgttcatcctttctttccatcttccgaatatttt
This DNA window, taken from Apis cerana isolate GH-2021 linkage group LG5, AcerK_1.0, whole genome shotgun sequence, encodes the following:
- the LOC108003309 gene encoding uncharacterized protein LOC108003309 isoform X2 — protein: MTKTDLIDLSQEETEKKNINIMSQSEDAYAPEEPTPDIPISLLDIQMPETPESTKGQVSDGDTPRLESPKMLKPVLGKLQAKKRLMAFANKFNVPPKIQNKSSLLQAHTTKVSKSKSVLGNNGKSLQNDSNTLLNIDSDSMQFHNRHSSGNKSKKKTEEKILAIEEIRREESKSKMLLAEAMAAASLEEENYTNRNGQNLLENVKIIREKSKQDVNVSHKSGLKSAIENKYSERRYGREERRDSASRESKDYSNKERYYKISYDKEQRRKDKDKKDDKEKREDNKYEENKDKKYEDKDKKDNDKDKWEDIREKKGIKEKRENFKEKRSDSQERSEIKDKKEKEKDKDKGKEKDKDIMNSSSWIELKKCGITMDDIIEIRRHDYSERSTKNRTAEDYVRHFEQMLMINDCRLKRYAFIVEGLDGPKEYPPESIRITKRGRPQLFYSENPRISLFINHQQILQAVTIDHREKMRNICDADFIREDAEGETEISQRNWYPKAGICKSDEKIKWHVPINVQLPKSKWDSEDEDKLSNDTEKEQENETKSGNTVSERESEEFSPQLSTIEEDVNKDKNVNEVEISSGKKVDDNRQSTSPLLQSAGNEKLASEYEQFMKMVCSDIPISKEFSPKPNKPTSTLSYHEFNIETNLPDDNFSFVEHSMSEKSDKSDSNKIEEKYKSNENRQNLEKITETEDDKMSLSSTHIQVQKRVRLENKNMRDKSESEDSKSIPSDWENVRIKVERMSDENSDSKETRKKKKRKKVTSSSSESSSSSSSSDSEEEIKRRKRKRKISNDSDSLSDSDSSDSSTSSSDSSSSDDKRKKRKKKKRKAEKWKKKAKRIAKMKKKRRRKMSSDSSSSDSSEDKRKKRITNKKTKQKKEYSNKQNNEDIIKVIRKSSLESSSLENTKLVHSQVPLKKIKEEVKVESRKRSTDKCDIWDKEQELVKKVISDNNVHNKTHKDEEKRNKTDEQYLEEWEMESVIMSQKGETLLKSKVEKIENNEIENIRKMERKDERSKKNDKNKKDESFKEKCSNISKEIIPGNLKIEEDIDGKKKRKKDKERKNSSEFLTDWEKESERISQQIMQDEIKLSKKYKKEKWAETEFDTLNVPSLTQLEREVSKRQLLADEWEVDSLEAVSDLMINKKKATYISKKLEKEVRYDKKTDTYIAIEKETLKECKKRQDRLSAIRIWEEEQEEGEREAMMLLEQKNKRKKDDWDIEEESFLREKNDRKESIEDITIIDNIHKEINTISKNVDASMKHDISKKNKKSRWDMASQSEEKIKLKTPVMWEEECVEWAKINKFDHKIERVSLECCDSILPKIKIKDEDVSMVEQQSRKSISKNVTNPDIDLFPRKSQNIDLLESSWTSEEHIRSKSRIKNLDNNSQKDIFFDKTKELIPLKEQCNVELKDIFEIDVKLTKKNTELYSPSSPAGSQKSEDMEAFNNSYTSSLNLKGNLQDKSKNETLIKTDDESIPNIPLQIKYRDGKYTKSPMTKIEFEEIIGVQKTEDQIIQKKFDIKTIENSPEFSTNESYSDTSYKPLRMDIFAEYESDESCEKLNNKNSEIISSSINVKEAEETNEGKAALKLIPKQLLVRRNNERIKTKLISDDPMQHAAALLTIQKKLRESHAMKNDIKTISCDEPSAEFKIECEKTDNTHSSVTEIIPTEQTTITDVKVDSKDLSITVKTSITTKSESPSTVKLDFTEYKSGDKETKLEELKKSRPRNKDVSDTECQIRSPSTEQKKKSPNRKENREDKRINDRSKEKRDKKFDDKEKGDRRDNKNLKQDYNESRRRFSPSDRNKKRRSTSWEQEGSRSESHSRSWSRSRSKSPKRKEESLPGSSSKERRSIRMDEDRSARSKINDRRERSIRTSPRSNTALYNKDHFKKHGSKGERDEWSRRKYDYMEREKEGRSYETIEVLRERNIDPDRHREGRFRGDEADRSLWPYEAENILRDGNESLDSYPNSQDLDLDYEEKLYYRNDSIERDITEGPFRSSSKFKHRKSRPSTRRDRQWEKERELLDLDRHGHIRRIEKPSSRSRSPLRLRRSPPRSSHDHFRCESRSRSKSWSRSRSRSRSRSRSRSTSRSRSMMRSRSRSRSGSRSRTRSTSRSRMRNPDHIRITERLRSSRSPSVGRGRVSENSRERKDEHDNMKIDSCTERGRRIETIVQSVSGLSRDSTVLDSEMHIGDNMETVTAGFQYSTENEVGNEYYYTENNLTYPPCIDDSAASSPKRLPLDDRLELELGIKKQQDGTGISNDYGDNFNSNVCYSSSPQQQQQMLYRQQPTVLQVGNVLQVVPADFNGVSATHRDSTNSSNTPIVRGSSQVVRVGNVLQVVPTSLDWSGGQSSSIDQSAGMIYSATVPQPSPVPSVPISVPVPVPVPMPVPAVPAMTSTPVSTLSPVPLPISVPVPVPGPVPLPASQSTFARAEVTSQKVPVLPVYNYEVILETRRKEQEERKRLREIRRKEKERRRIERINRRALQLLEKSNMRQTENANQQKNTGLDPCVLKALLEGEEQGDVEEQQTSVAIFEKEEETPVVASSVSTEEEEMPVEEDEEEEEEEEAEVEDDEEDEEEAEDDEEEEEDDDEKLRLNKLKNDIDEATATITTDETNKTQIEAESKEWPELPPPPLKGILVASGFRTSVPNGNLDDLSTPENESGDNTDKEGPESDKKESNKDEAGENKSSKFKIQIKKLKLAKLNKRKQRSKKSVQFADGIKPGEGTSPSGGEGDMPSPPPPTSIIARNGIRDIRRSSSRKSRKQEKRVRPPKAKKKVKVKIIKIKKPRVTPLTAMMMDDSDELDDRSPPPPPPGSPPPPHLWPSYLSAYNVNIRNSEAQSATTVSNTVQAPPPPTPLPLLVPPPPLNYTIQPCSKA